In the Streptomyces sp. BHT-5-2 genome, one interval contains:
- a CDS encoding MarR family winged helix-turn-helix transcriptional regulator — translation MPTSPDMTTHTDTALLDALQHQVAVFARRAEQSRLGGVGQARNSMDRAAYLLLNRLDQEGPMGVKALACGMGIDSSTVTRQVAPLVDAGLVSRTTHPEDGRAVVLELSERGLARLEEVRASRRALMAMVTEKWTEEERDAFTTLLTRFNTSLAEITALSPAGPPTSS, via the coding sequence ATGCCCACCTCTCCGGACATGACGACCCACACCGACACCGCTCTTCTCGACGCGCTGCAGCACCAAGTGGCCGTCTTCGCCCGCCGCGCCGAACAGAGCAGGCTCGGCGGCGTCGGGCAGGCGCGCAACTCCATGGACCGCGCCGCCTATCTGCTCCTCAACCGCCTCGACCAGGAAGGCCCGATGGGCGTCAAGGCCCTGGCCTGCGGGATGGGGATCGACTCCTCGACCGTTACCCGGCAGGTCGCGCCCCTGGTCGACGCCGGACTGGTCAGCCGCACCACCCACCCCGAGGACGGCCGCGCCGTGGTCCTCGAACTGTCCGAGCGCGGCCTCGCCCGCCTGGAGGAGGTACGGGCCTCCCGGCGCGCGCTGATGGCGATGGTGACGGAGAAGTGGACCGAGGAGGAGCGCGACGCGTTCACCACGCTCCTGACGCGCTTCAACACCTCCCTCGCCGAAATCACCGCCCTGTCACCGGCCGGGCCTCCTACGTCGTCCTGA
- a CDS encoding cystathionine gamma-synthase, producing the protein MSDQRDKRHQHFETLAIHAGQEPDQATGAVVPPIYQVSTYKQDGVGGLRGGYEYSRSANPTRTALEENLAALDGGRRGLAFASGLAAEDCLLRTLLAPGDHVVIPNDAYGGTFRLFAKVVERWGVEWSVADTSDPQAVRDALRPRTKAIWVETPSNPLLGISDIAALAGVARDAGARLVVDNTFASPYLQQPLALGADVVVYSTTKYMGGHSDVVGGALVVNDDTLGEELAYHQNAMGAIAGPFDAWLVMRGIKTLAVRMDRHSANAARVAELLTSHEKVTRVYYPGLPEHPGHEIAAKQMRSFGGMVSFQVAGGEEAAVEVCNRAKLFTLGESLGGVESLIEHPGRMTHASTAGSALEVPADLVRLSVGIESADDLLADLTQALG; encoded by the coding sequence CCCGACCAGGCGACCGGCGCGGTGGTACCGCCCATTTACCAGGTTTCCACTTACAAGCAGGACGGCGTGGGCGGCCTCCGCGGCGGCTACGAGTACAGCCGCAGCGCCAACCCGACCCGCACCGCCCTGGAGGAGAACCTCGCCGCCCTCGACGGCGGCCGCCGCGGCCTGGCCTTCGCCTCCGGCCTCGCCGCCGAGGACTGCCTGCTGCGCACCCTGCTCGCGCCGGGCGACCACGTCGTGATCCCGAACGACGCCTACGGCGGCACGTTCCGCCTGTTCGCGAAGGTCGTCGAGCGGTGGGGCGTGGAGTGGTCGGTGGCCGACACCTCCGACCCGCAGGCCGTCCGGGACGCGCTGCGGCCCCGTACGAAGGCGATCTGGGTGGAGACGCCCAGCAACCCGCTGCTCGGCATCAGCGACATCGCGGCGCTCGCCGGGGTCGCCCGCGACGCCGGGGCCCGCCTGGTGGTCGACAACACCTTCGCCAGCCCCTACCTCCAGCAGCCGCTGGCCCTCGGAGCCGACGTGGTGGTCTACTCCACCACCAAGTACATGGGCGGCCACTCGGACGTGGTCGGCGGCGCGCTGGTCGTCAACGACGACACCCTCGGCGAGGAGCTGGCCTACCACCAGAACGCGATGGGTGCGATCGCCGGGCCGTTCGACGCCTGGCTGGTGATGCGCGGCATCAAGACGCTGGCCGTCCGGATGGACCGGCACAGTGCCAACGCGGCGCGCGTCGCCGAGCTGCTGACCTCCCACGAGAAGGTCACCCGGGTCTACTACCCGGGGCTGCCCGAGCACCCCGGCCACGAGATCGCCGCCAAGCAGATGCGGTCCTTCGGCGGCATGGTGTCGTTCCAGGTGGCGGGCGGCGAGGAGGCGGCGGTGGAGGTCTGCAACCGCGCCAAGCTGTTCACCCTCGGGGAGTCGCTGGGCGGCGTGGAGTCGCTGATCGAGCACCCGGGGCGGATGACGCACGCCTCGACGGCCGGTTCGGCGCTGGAGGTCCCGGCCGACCTGGTGCGCCTCTCGGTCGGCATCGAGTCCGCCGACGACCTGCTGGCCGACCTCACGCAGGCGCTGGGCTGA
- the ilvA gene encoding threonine ammonia-lyase encodes MADHTPHTPSQPPGSATAAPAALAGITVDDVRAAQKLLSGVSRTTVMEGSRYLSRLVGAPVHLKCENLQRTGSFKIRGAYVRIAGLSAEQRAAGVVAASAGNHAQGVALAASLLGVASTVFMPVGAPLPKVAATREYGAEVRLQGQVVDETLAAAQEYARKTGAVFIHPFDHRDIIAGQGTVGLEILEQCPEVRTVVVGMGGGGLAAGVALAVRALRPDVRVVGVQAAAAACYPPSLAVGRPVAIDPLATMADGIKVGRPGDVPFGIVRELVAEVRTVTEDELSSALLLCLERAKMVVEPAGASPVAALLSAPRSFEGPVVAVLSGGNVDPLLMQRILRHGMVAAGRYLSFRVRLTDRPGALANLLGVLTVADANVLDVGHVRIDPRLGLTEVEVELHLETKGPEHCAEVTEALREAGYDVVAL; translated from the coding sequence ATGGCCGACCACACGCCGCATACGCCGTCCCAGCCTCCGGGGTCCGCGACCGCCGCACCGGCGGCGCTCGCCGGGATCACGGTCGACGACGTGCGCGCGGCGCAGAAACTGCTCTCCGGGGTGTCACGGACCACGGTCATGGAGGGCAGCCGCTATCTGTCGCGGCTGGTGGGCGCCCCCGTCCACCTGAAGTGCGAGAACCTCCAGCGCACCGGCTCGTTCAAGATCCGCGGCGCGTATGTGCGGATCGCCGGGCTCTCGGCGGAGCAACGGGCCGCCGGCGTGGTGGCGGCCAGCGCCGGAAACCACGCGCAGGGGGTGGCCCTCGCGGCGTCCCTGCTGGGCGTGGCCTCCACGGTCTTCATGCCGGTCGGCGCCCCGCTGCCGAAGGTCGCCGCCACCCGCGAGTACGGCGCCGAGGTCCGGCTGCAGGGCCAGGTCGTGGACGAGACGCTGGCCGCCGCCCAGGAGTACGCGCGAAAGACCGGCGCGGTCTTCATCCACCCCTTCGACCACCGCGACATCATCGCCGGTCAGGGCACGGTCGGCCTGGAGATCCTCGAACAGTGCCCGGAGGTGCGCACCGTCGTCGTCGGGATGGGCGGCGGCGGTCTGGCCGCGGGCGTCGCCCTCGCGGTCAGGGCGCTGCGGCCGGACGTGCGGGTGGTCGGGGTGCAGGCCGCGGCCGCCGCCTGCTACCCGCCGTCGCTGGCCGTCGGGCGCCCGGTGGCGATCGACCCGCTGGCGACGATGGCGGACGGGATCAAGGTGGGGCGGCCCGGCGACGTGCCGTTCGGCATCGTGCGGGAGCTGGTGGCCGAGGTCCGCACGGTCACCGAGGACGAGCTGTCCAGCGCCCTGCTGCTGTGCCTGGAGCGGGCCAAGATGGTGGTGGAGCCGGCCGGCGCGAGCCCGGTCGCGGCGCTGCTGTCCGCGCCCCGCTCCTTCGAGGGCCCGGTCGTCGCGGTGCTCTCCGGCGGCAACGTCGATCCGCTCCTGATGCAGCGGATCCTCCGCCACGGCATGGTCGCCGCCGGCCGCTATCTCTCGTTCCGGGTCCGCCTCACCGACCGCCCGGGCGCGCTGGCCAACCTCCTCGGCGTGCTCACCGTGGCCGACGCCAACGTCCTGGACGTCGGGCACGTCCGCATCGACCCCCGGCTCGGCCTCACCGAGGTCGAGGTCGAACTGCACCTGGAGACCAAGGGGCCCGAGCACTGCGCCGAGGTGACCGAGGCGCTGCGCGAGGCCGGTTACGACGTGGTCGCGCTCTGA
- a CDS encoding ATP-binding cassette domain-containing protein — protein MPGAIYAEGLVKTFGEVRALDGVDLDVPEGTVLGLLGPNGAGKTTTVRVLTTLLRPDRGTARVAGIDVLAHPDAVRRSIGLSGQFAAVDEYLTGRENLVMAGRLYQMGGRAAKRRADELLERFNLADAADRTAKTYSGGMRRRLDLAAALVVSPPVMFMDEPTTGLDPRNRQALWDVIQELVAGGTTLLLTTQYLEEADRLAHDICVVDHGKVIARGTSDQLKARTGGERIEVVVHTPEQLTVAEEVLRAVAKGEGAVEQHTRKLTFPVTGGAKLLAEVIRELDTRAVEIDDIGLRRPTLDDVFIALTGHAAETETETANGEADGAEAGAVGSKEGVR, from the coding sequence ATGCCAGGCGCCATTTACGCCGAAGGTCTGGTGAAGACGTTCGGCGAGGTGAGGGCGCTGGACGGCGTCGACCTCGACGTTCCCGAAGGCACCGTCCTCGGACTGCTCGGCCCGAACGGTGCCGGCAAGACCACCACCGTCCGGGTCCTGACGACCCTGCTGCGGCCCGACCGGGGCACCGCGCGGGTCGCCGGCATCGACGTGCTCGCGCATCCCGACGCGGTGCGCCGCTCCATCGGCCTCTCCGGTCAATTCGCCGCCGTCGACGAGTACTTGACGGGCCGGGAGAACCTGGTGATGGCCGGGCGGCTCTACCAGATGGGCGGGCGCGCGGCCAAGCGCCGGGCCGACGAGCTCCTGGAGCGGTTCAACCTCGCCGACGCCGCCGACCGCACCGCCAAGACCTACTCCGGCGGTATGCGCCGCCGGCTCGACCTGGCCGCCGCGCTGGTCGTCAGCCCGCCCGTGATGTTCATGGACGAGCCGACCACCGGCCTGGACCCGCGCAACCGCCAGGCGCTCTGGGACGTCATCCAGGAGCTGGTCGCCGGCGGCACCACCCTGCTGCTCACCACCCAGTATCTGGAGGAGGCCGACCGGCTCGCGCACGACATCTGCGTCGTCGACCACGGCAAGGTCATCGCCCGCGGCACCTCCGACCAGCTCAAGGCCCGCACCGGCGGCGAGCGGATCGAGGTCGTGGTGCACACGCCCGAGCAGCTGACCGTGGCGGAGGAGGTGCTGCGCGCGGTCGCCAAGGGCGAGGGCGCGGTCGAGCAGCACACCCGGAAGCTCACGTTCCCGGTGACCGGCGGCGCCAAGCTGCTCGCCGAGGTCATCCGCGAACTGGACACCCGCGCGGTGGAGATCGACGACATCGGGCTGCGCCGCCCGACCCTCGACGACGTCTTCATCGCGCTGACCGGGCACGCCGCCGAGACGGAGACGGAGACGGCGAACGGCGAGGCCGACGGCGCCGAGGCCGGTGCGGTGGGCTCGAAGGAGGGCGTGCGATGA
- a CDS encoding sigma factor-like helix-turn-helix DNA-binding protein, with amino-acid sequence MGERRWARERHRAREFEAFTAGAAGRLLHAAALLTGEPAGRPAPVAEELLLVALARTYAGWDRLCGEDPYELARRELATSFAHTAWRHRRPRGGLLARLTPRERLVLVLRLHEDVAEEQTAAQLGLPAERVSTLCRHAVAELRSHGPEPATALP; translated from the coding sequence GTGGGAGAGCGACGGTGGGCGCGGGAGCGGCACCGGGCCCGGGAGTTCGAGGCGTTCACCGCGGGCGCGGCGGGCCGACTGCTGCACGCCGCCGCGCTGCTCACCGGCGAGCCCGCGGGCCGACCGGCCCCGGTGGCCGAGGAGTTGCTGCTCGTCGCGCTGGCGCGGACGTACGCCGGCTGGGACCGGCTGTGCGGCGAAGATCCCTACGAGTTGGCCCGGCGGGAGCTTGCCACATCCTTCGCGCACACCGCGTGGCGGCATCGCCGGCCGCGGGGCGGGCTGCTCGCCCGGCTGACTCCGCGCGAGCGCCTGGTGCTCGTACTCCGGCTCCACGAGGACGTGGCCGAGGAGCAGACCGCGGCCCAACTCGGGCTGCCCGCAGAGCGGGTGAGCACCCTCTGCCGGCACGCCGTCGCCGAACTGCGCAGCCACGGACCGGAACCGGCCACGGCACTGCCATGA